The region TAGTGCCACACTCTTAAACCCTAAatttaatcttaaatattaTACCTGATGCTGACACCTAACACTCACCCTAGCAATTAAACTAGTGTGATTGGTCTGATAACATCCCTTACGCATGTTCTCTTAAGTACCAAGTTAACCACACAGCCTTGTACGCACCCCCTCCCGGCCCCAGGATACATGAATACGAATAACGTATTTGTTTCAATCTCTCTTTCATTAAACAAGctttttcttttaatctgaatttctttgaaatttccTGTCTTTTTAGATCCAGAAAAGACTCTGTTTGAATTTGAAGACGTTTAAAGTGCGTTTAGTTGACAAAGATGGTATTCATGATTTAGCAGGAATTCCATGTGAACCAGCTGTAGCCTAAAAAATCAATCCCTCATCACTCCGTCAGTGACAGGGCCCGATTCAGTTTCAAACATCTCTGTgtaaaatatttgtaaaaaataaatacaactAAATGTTTATAAATTCGTGTGGAATTTATTGCTACTATTTGTTCACTCGCAACTACCTTGCTTTGGGTTATTTTCGCTAAGCGAGGAACGTGAGCCCGCAAAAAATGTCACCAGTCAGATGCTGCCATCTGTGAAACCGCAAACATGACTCTCCTGTGCTGCCATCTAGAAGCTGTTAGATGAACCTCTGTTGCTACAACGTTGCTAGGCGAATCGCATTGGCTTCCTGGTTCagtgttttgaaattttataagTGATCGCTACCAGTAAAATGTCAACGGGTTTTGTGTTACCAGATTTTGTCGAGAGGAAGGGTTCTCTGTTTTTACGATGTGATCACATGAACTACAGTCGGGCTACTCTGAATTCTAACTGGTAAGTCCGAGTTGAATTATTGGCCTGCcttattaaaatttaaaaaaatgtctgtctatttcaacttcgaTTCGTCACACTTACTTACTTGACTTGTTGACTTGAGAGAGCATGTGGCCTAACTCATTCATTTTAggtggtacatacctgataaaagtcttattaggaccagaaaggactggcagttgacTACTAAtgtttaatccattttttacTGTATTGCGATGCATGagggatatccaaaaagtcttcattgaaaggggttgaaaagagaaaatttaaaaaagtttaacaatatgtttccatgcctacacaGCAAACTTCACTTGGTATGCACGGAcaacatattgttcatttttcaaatcatggagtctcttttctctcacaAACCCCCTTTTAATGCAGACTTGCTGTACCTATATCCTTAATGCAGTGaagaatggattaaaaaacaatGTTTTAGGTCAACTGTCAGTGCTTTTccggtcctaataagacttttatcatGTAGGCTATGTACCATCAAAaatgactgagctaggccacctgatgtCCTCTCAAGTCCAAGTTCAAATTAGACATTGTGTACACCGCACAAATTTACCAACAATGGCAACCAACCATGGTCCATAGACCATAAACCATCCCTGTCTCAGAGTCCaaacaaattttgaattgttcttttttttaaaactattttcagGCATCAGGCTCGAGAATCAGAAACTAAAGATTATGAGATCAGCACAGATTCAGTTCGAGATCTGCGCAGAGCTACGTATAACAGAATAGGAAATATTACTGATGGGGTGAGCTGAGGACGAGTGCCTTCATCTACGAGGGAGGGCTATTTAAATACagtaattcaattgaaatatcattcaacTAGCCTAATCGCATTGTTTGATTACTATTTTAGACGCTACCGAACACaacttaccaggaattatGTAATCAAAGTTTActtaaaaatcaatttcaagaaCAAGAAATTGGAAAATCATTAGTGAATGAAGAAACTTTTGGAGATATCAACAATGACAGGTAAAATACTATAAAACAAAGTCTGCTAGGGGTAACCCTTTAAGACGTACTGAttggtattcacactgttccAAGAGTAATCAGTAAGACGAACTGCTATTCAGGGGTTCACACTGTTCTATAGGGGTAATCCTAAAGATCAGCTGGCATATTCAACTCTAACTCGGTATGCAGGCTTTCAGTTAATCATTTAGTTTTGTTTGATTGCTTTTTTTAGAGATACTGGTGCACCTAAAAATGGATACGGATCAGTTTTACCGTGTCATAATCCGGACCACGATAAACAACATCTAGAAACAACTCACAGAGCCGATTATATACCTCCCTATCCATATACACCAGCTGAGGTTAGTAGGCCTGATACCTTCCTACATACCTAGGGGGGCCAAACAAGTTTCATGGGTCTGAACCCCTGCCTTTCCACGAAGTTTGCCCTTTTTGTCAAGACAGAGATCAGATACAAATTTGAAACCGATTCTGTCAAGAATTGCATTTTAAAGgtgttcttttttaaatttctggCCCTAATGGTGGGACCTTACTTGTGGGCTTCAGCAAGGCTAGGAAAGCCTTTCATTTTCTTTGAGCGCGACCCTGCCTTCCAAATGTCCGTAGATCCATCCCAGCTACGCCTTTCCTGTCCATCTATGTATAGAATTGTCCTCTTCACTTTCCGCAGCCGGGAAGGATGACATTCTTTTCATCTTCATTGTTTTTCAGGAGAAGCCGAAAGATTTCGCGGATCACTCTTTAGCGTATAAGAAATGCAATTCACAGTTTAGTGATACAGCAGATTATCGTAGACTGGGACGCAATACGTGGCAGGACGAGAGCGGCATTTATACAAATACTCACTATAAGCGTCAGCTATCAACTTATCAGCCCACTCAAACAATACCGGAACGATTACAATAGATATGTCCGGACTTATCTGCCGACTCAATGAACATATCCGGATTATTTCTCAATAAAATGAAGAATAAAACAATTTCAGATTAAATGTGAATATATTTGTGGCGCgttaaaattgatgaaattatgaaacgaggtattagaaaaacatgttctTGACATGTTCTAGGCAATGAAATTCGATGTATATAGCCTGCTATTTATCTGTTTATGCGATACAGAAAAAGGCAATGATCAatattttaattcaaattccagGAGAGAACTTCCATTATCTATTTTAGTTattaaaaatgatataaatgcGATGGTGTTCATTTCGTTTATTATATTCGAGGATGTGCAAGCATCAAACTGttcaaaattatgaatgaaaaaatttggCCATTAGTGATTGCTCGGTGCCAATTGGTCTTGAGGTGGATCGTTGTCGTTTACCATCCACTCCGGGCCTTTTATCCACATTGACCTCATGAGTTCGTCATGCGTAAGTCTGCTAGATTTTGTTTCGATGGTGCATTGTGCCAATCATATGTATTGCTGAGCTGTTTAATGGCTGTGACTCGTTTTTTGCTAACAGAATAAGACCTTTTTTTCTGACTGCAAGGCGAGGTTCGCTGCCATGACCATGCCTTCTAATTCGAACTTTGGGACTGTCCACTTGGCCTTTGCTTTGGAGATGACCTTGTTCTCCGAGCCTATGAGACGCTGAGGTATCTTGTCCTCACTATTCTGCATTGCAGAATACAATCGGTGTAATCGGTAACTGGATGACGAATCCGAGCCATCTTCAGATTTCGATCCGACAAGTCTGGTTTAGCTGGTTTTGAATGACATTTCAAAGGAAGCGTAGATCACATTTCATGTCTTTCTCCATCAGTTGCACCGACAAAGATACACGTGCCATTCCGGCTGATGGGTAGGACACCATACTACCAGTCCGGATGGTATCTTCTAATGGGTAGGAGACCACTCTACCAGTCTGCATGGTGTCTCCTAATGGGTAGGACACCACTCTACCAGCCTAGATGGTACATGTATCTTCTTATGGGTAGGACACTACTCATCCAGCCCAGATGGTATCTTCTAACGGGTTGGACACCTTTCTTCCAGAGTGGACGGTATCTCCTTATGGGTAAACCAGTCTGGACAATGTCTTACCCTATGGGTAGGAGATAATTCTTCCAGTATAAAAAGAGTTCCGATCCGACCCATATCTcaatgaaattagaatataatcatttattttttcaactacaTTTAATTCATTGTCAGCTATTTTGCCTCCATAgttacaaaattcaaaaatcgaCATTGGTAACTAGTGATAACAATTACTACTACGTATCCAAGGGAAGACAAAATGGCCACCGAATTAATGATGCACTAAACTCTATAATATAATCAAGCATTCAAAGATTTCTTCATCTTGGCAAAAATTGGTTCAATGAACTTTTAGATGTTGGGAAGAATTCTTTGAATAAGATGAAAATGGGTTCATATCATAGAGGGGGAGGGTTCGTTAATGCATCCACAAGGGAGGGGGTTGAAAATCAGCAAAATCTGGTGAACTAACTTCACAACCACCAATTCCCCTCACCCATGGATGAAGGAGTaaaaacaatgagtttaaaaccagaaaaattgCCAGGATATCTGAGTCAACAACCTTGGAAATttggaaaatcaaattaatctaaattgaatcaaatagtttcagtttcaatctcatttgttttctttccttgtgagaaattttctttaaaatttaGCAGATTTTGGAGATGGAATACATGAAAAGTAGTATTAACTTTATCAAAACTCACAAAATTTGCCCAACTTAAACAATGAAGGAAGTCTACAAATAAATCTAACTACATTATGAAAAGCATCAAGCTGTGATGACAGTGGTGGTCAGTACTGTGACCAGTGACCACAGTGGTCAGTACTATAAACATGATTTTTAAAGTCAAATTTGGTTgttaatatataaaatctataaaatcatttacaaaaaagtatcaatataaaaacaatataatttcAGTATAAAATTTGCACCAGATAGTTGTGTTTTACTTTAAAATCAAACATGATTATCAATGCTATTTAAGAATCCTTAAAAGTCTCGAGGAATTTTACCACAGTGACAACAAGATACTATCCAAATCCAAGTCCAAGTCCATGTCCGAAGCAAAGTTCATGAGTCCTATTGTTTTCTAGTTGAAGGTGAAGCTCATTACAACCGCGACTTCAAAGTTCCGTAATTTGTGGATCGCCCAAATATATTCATAACAAATTCAAACACGAATTGTAATGATTAGCGTAACCTATAGTTTATCTGACCGGACAGCCAGTAACGATATCCCCAACTTGCTTAGAGCCTCCGATGTTTGCATCTTCATTGTTGATTTTCAGAGCAAAAATACAACCGACGTATTGTTTATTAGTTTTCCTACCACGAGCGAGTGCCGTTTCTACAAAATGCAATTCAAATACACCGtattaaacaatttattatcgatttaaacaaaattgtCATTAAAACCTGCTCGATGGAAGATTATTCTGCTTAATCTATCTGAATGCTAATTTACAGAGATTAATGCTGTTTAATGTggatttaatatgattaaggaGACATCCTAATCCTGATGTGGGCTGTTAAGTAAATGTCAAGACTATGTATTTCTACCTAGTGAGTTTGGAGCGAGGCCGTACAACTCTACATTATATCAATCACTGGTTTATAGAGAGAGCATGAATGGAATAGGTTTACCTGGGATACCACCAACGTATAAAGGATCATTAGTATCAGTAGATGAAACTCCAGCATCCCCGATACCTCTCTCCTGTCCATCAACGCCATCTACCTTTAACATCACCACATTCTTGGCTTTTATACCTAAAAAAACAGTTACCACAGTCTCCTTACTACACATATGTAAAATACATGATTCAATTAGGAGTCCCAGTTTTTGTCATTTTAAAGGGGTACAGAGGTAGCTAGCATAAATTTCCAGTTTCTCAATGTAGGGGGCGCTGGTAGAAGAGGAATTTGTGCCAGTTTCTCATTGTAGAGAGCGATTTTAGTATCATTTGGTTCCATTTCCTCACTGAAGGTGGCGCTGGTAATGTGAGTAATCAATTCCTGTTTGCCACTATTATGGGATCAGTAGGGCGCGCTTACCGATAATTTCATGCCATTTGCCGTCACAGAGACCGCCGTTGATTGGCGGTATGTATTTCGCGGTGATTTCCTCGTTGCCGTTATCGACACTGAATATCAACTCTCCGTTCACCATTTGCATGATGAGATAGTCCCCTCTCTGAGACGAGACGGACAGCAATATTCCGTCCATCGACCTCGGTCGAATCCGCAGAATGAAACGACGATCCAATCCGACCTTGAACTGATCGTTGATGACCGCGTAGCCTCCGTCTGCTCCGTAGTAAACGCCCGGCTCGACGTTCATATAACACGGTTGAGTGTGAAACTGACGGTTCGCGGTTCCGAACGATTTATCGTTGATACGGAAATCTCTGATACAACCAACAAATCCATTAAACGCAATATCCTGAAAATTACGAACAAATTCACTTGACTTGCGCTTAGGTACCAGTGGCGGAACCAGCCTACCGCGATTACCGCTTCAGCGGTACTGAAGATTTTcccaaaaaaattttcaatgtAGTCAATATTTGCCTGCATGTGACTTAACACACAAACATGGATTATGTTCGTCCCTCCTATCATCTCTTGTATCTAATTTCAAGAATCTGAAGCTGAATAGTTATTAATGAGCTTATCCATAAATATTGTGCTGTGATTCTCTTTGTCTAATACTAATATAATAGTATgtttactattattattatcattatcattagtaaTCATAAGTACAGCCCTGGGCTTGCACTGTGTCCCTCATCTTATGTCTGTAAAAACTATGTTTAACTCCTATGTAGTATCTTGCATgacataatgatgaaaataaattatattatatatttttccaaAACTTGTGGTACGTTTGTAGTGAATCGGTACACGACCGGCACTAGGCTTACTGACTCGTCGATTAGTTTTCATAGTAATTCCTGTTTTCAACTTGATGAGATtttaattgttgaaatttcaaattgcttTGGGGAGCACCCCTCTTGAACCCCGGCGTCGGGCAGTCGGACAGCTACTCGGGGGAAAATATTGCTTTGAGCAGTACTCGGATTTGAACCCTGGATCTGCCACTGTACGCAGGTACTTAGAAGTCCCTCTAGATATAGGTACTCGGTACCAGTAATGACAGTTACCTACAGGTGCAAACAGATGCTGACAGCAGATGTCAATGTGACTATCATTCTACTGAGAGCAGCTGTACTATCAGTCTGCTGTTGACAGCAGGTACTTGCAGCTGCTCCTTTGACTGAATTCAATGACAACATTTGACAGAAAGAAACCTATAGAATATCAATGGTACTCACTCGAACTTCTCCTTTAGTAAGTTTAGCCGCTGTATTGGGCATACCTCCGACGTAGAACGGAGGATTCACATTTATAGCTCGATTTCTCCCTAAAGATTTCGATTCTCCTAATAAATCATCGTCGACATACAGACGTCCAGTGTGACGATTCCTCCAGAACTTCACCTAACAATCACAATAACACAATATCAAATAAACACCACACAATACGATAGTTCAATTCGGTTCCACGAGATGGCGCTACATACCGTATGCCACAATCCGTCGTTATATTTGCGTTTAGAGGTGACTGTTGCGGCTCCACTGCCGGTATTAAACGAGTACACTACAGCACCTTCTTTCATATAGAGTaatatataatcattctgCGATGAATCGGCGACAAAAAATATCAGTCCATTTTTATgggttgtttttatttcaacttgGAATTCATAACTGAAACAAATACATTACACCCAGATGATACAAAGATAAGTCTCATTATCATCAAAGGGAGGGTTGGAGCAGTTGTGAAAACAGTTACTCAGTTTACTAACAGTTGATGATAGTGTCCAGTGAAAACTGTGTGTAATTTTGATCTAAATCATTTATCgatttattagtttttaatgTTATGGGTTTTCTACCTGTCTCTTGCACTCAGAGATTAAGACTAATTAAAAATGCAGTTTTGCATCAGACGACTGTGGGCTCAGAGGTCCAGACCAAAACGCCGTTTCATACTTACGAGATTCTAAATCTACCCGGGACGCTGTCGTATTCAAATCGACTCTCCGACTTCAGTCCGAATCTCATTGCCGATTTCTCGAAGATTCCGCCCTTATCGAACGTCGTCTCGGCAACTGGCAATACGCATTGTCCGGGAGTCATGGTAACACCTGTAATATCGGAATCGCTAGAACCTGCTACATGCAAGAACGGGAGacgagagagaaagagaaaaCAGAGAGAATGTGTCAGTATTCGACCACTCAATCGATAACGCAATTTGACCAGTTTTAAAAAGCTGTAAATTATACGAACAGTGCAACAATAATAGGAACAATGATTAATGATAGGAACAAATCAAACGGTGCAGGAAGTGGatgcaaaatatatttgaGTAAAATTTGAGTAAACTTGTGgagaatatctttttatagaatttttcagaatcttTCTAAATAATCTCAAATGCATTTCAAAAACTTGAAAGTaaacttcaaaatcaaaacacATAGAATATCAGGTTTACAAGCTACAAACAATAGATTCAATTCAGTAAATACAACAAAGTGAACCAAATTACACCATTAAACCATGCAATGGGTTCCTCTTCATAAAACCCTTTTGATAATTAAATCagaattaatttattcatatgaaTGTAATTTGTTTGTGGCTCAAGGTTCATGTATTTTATTCAGTATAATTCTAGATCCAGTTTCACGCAACTCTTTAGTTAAAAACTCTTAGTTTCATCGATCATATGACTCcagaattatatttttttgtgaaactggacctaGGATAGAAAGATGTATCAGCAGCGGTCAAAAGTAACTTCGAGGGAACTTGCGTTTAAAATTGAGCCATTTCAAAGAGGCTTTCAATCAGTAAATACCATGAAACATGAGTTTTAAGTTTTGGGTTACAAGAACAAGATTACAATATTACAATATTAACTTGGCCAAGATTCATAAAGTCATATCAAATGATTAAGCTTCAATTGTCGAAAGTAATCAATAGCAATCTTCAGTTGAACGTGTGTCGTTATGTAATCTTGACCTTGTATATAAAGTATGATGGTTTATCCTTGTAATTAAAGAGgatgttatcattatcaagacGTGGTGAGAGTGACAAAAAAAGGTTAAATTTGATTGGTTCATGAAATAAACGCGAATTGACAAGAAtccaatttgaatttgtgtttaaaattaattgaaaagcGTCAAACTTTGTATCAAGCAGAAACTTCAAACTATCAACGACACAAATACAAAacaattattcaaaatattcatatctttcttatacaatatcaaaatatgtttcaaactgtaaatgatatatcagatatataaaaaatataaaaatatgtaaatgatatatcATATATGTAAACGATATATCAGGTGTGTAAATAATACATTGTATATTTAGatgatatatcaaaaatatgtaaatgatttatcagataatatgtaaatgatatatcAGATATGTGAATGATATGTCGGAtaatatgtaaatgatatataatgcATGTAAAAGATGTTGgatatgtaaatgatatgagatatgtaaatgatatacaAGATGTACAcataatatatcagatatttcaatatttgaataattgtcGGCTAATAGATAAAATAAAGCAAAGAAACTGGTCAAACAGTTAGTGTTATTTTTGCCCAATAAAGCAGCAATGGTACAACTATCTTACTATTTCTCTCTCTAAAATCTTAAAACTAAAATCctaaatcattatcaaaaagattatgataaaacaaagaataaatcaggTGAAGTAATTCATCAGCTAGTCGGTAGGCTATACTGCCTAACTGTTGTCCGGTtctgactaaaccacagaccgGTTACtagtttttacatttttgtcTAATCTAGAACTGGTGAGGGAACAATTAAACAAAAAGAAATGTAAACAGATAAGACTGAGACTGATGATAAACTGAGGATAAGTTCTTACCTCCAGGTAAAAGCGGTAATACAATAGGAGCCACGGTAGGATTAACATCCTGTATAGGACACCCAACTAGTGAAGAACCCTTGCGCTCTGAGGGCGCCGCGACGGCAAAATTCATAAACCTACAAACATTTAACATACAATACATATGTAGTTAGCGAAACCACCAGGGGAGTTAAATTATCAGatatagaaaatcaatcaCTGAGAGGGAGTAAACATCTACTTACTTCCCGTTGACCGTTACGTCACCAACACACCCTATAAACCGTCTCGACGTAGCGACATTCCTAACAACCACTTTATAATTATCAGGGGCGCCACCGAAGAATAACGGACTGCTAGTTGTAGTTTTCCGGCGTTTAGCTTCGACTGCCGCGACCTCGGAATCATCGACATCCAACTGCAATCTGAATCAAACCGCAACAATCAAATATCAGTGGTTCTCAATTGAATTGTTTAACCATTTCAGTGCGGtgtaaatcagtgatggattttgctagtacatcgcactgcggtgtattgatgtaattattttttatctctattgataGATAGCAACACCtttcaaacatagtgaaatattagtaactaacagtACACTGCGtcacggtgtagacgcactattgTGGTATTCCCGTTCTTCAACATCAATACTAAAATAGGGCGgaatttttcacaattttcaaattatctccagcactatagggtattagcaagtcagcactgaaagggtaaaGATAAAGTCCACATACCTGGTCCCGTTTTTAGTGAATGAGATATAATGCCATTTTCCATCACCGTATATCGCTGACGGAGTTGGTAAAGTTGTAATGTCACCTCTAACATTATTCATCACCACTATTTTACCATCTTTCAAAGCGAGGGAGAAAGAGTTCGACTGAAAATGTAGATTTTATTGTAATCACAGCAATCTTTACAAACTAGGCTAAATCTCAACAGTTCTAAAccctgttccacagtcgtATGTTcgcattttttaatgaacacTTTTTGTCTGAATTCAGGAATTCAGAAAACTCTCATGTCTGCCTTTGTCAAAttataactgtggaactggatccttcAGTTTGGAACAGGATTTGGAACAAATGAGGAACTGTATCCAGAACCACTATGGAACTGTATCCAGAAATGTGTTCAGTATCATAGATGCGGTAAATTGACTGTAAGCTGACCTGGTCCTCATTAGCGCTGTACATAATTAAACCTTCCGATTCAGTCGTTCTGAATTTCAACGTCGTTTCAAAGTTACGATTGATATTAACAGTCGGCATGGCAACGTAACCAGCGTGCGTTGAGGCAAACGAAGCGACCCTAGCAACCTGAAACAACAacaatcatcgtcatcatccgTTCTTTTCTTTGATTGGCCGTTGTATGTTTTATCGCAGGATTAAACCCTTACTCTATCAGGACAGCCCTGAATGATTCCTTTAGAGTGAACATGTTTCGACAAATCTCTCGCCGAAAGTCCAAGAACCAAATCTTTAATGCATCCTTCGAATCCGAGCGGGGTCACGTGCCTGAAAATACAACGCATCAATACCGAGGAACAACGGAAATCTTCGTTGTTGATTATATAAACCGGGAGTAAAACTTACGGATAGTTGAGGATATTCTTGCCGCGGAATCCGCCAACGTAAATCGATGAATCAATCGATAATTGTTCGAGGTCGCCGGGAGACGAACCAGACGCGACCTCTGAACCATCGACCTTCAAAACACCGTTCTGTTTATAGCGTTTAGCCTCGACCGTGTGCCACTGACCGTCGTTAAACTTATTGCTCGACACCAACATTGCCCTTCCACCCCCGAGGTTGTACTGGAATTGGACTTTCCCATCGCTCATCTCGAGCGAGAGGAAATCCTGAGAAACTCCCATGAACAACATCAGCCCGTTCTCGGCGTACGTCTTAAACTTCATCGAAATCTTCGTTTCTTTGAACGGTCGGAATCTGTCTTTACTGATTACGATATAACCGTTACCGTCGAATCGATAGCTATCCGGTGGCGGTGCCTGCAGGGTAGATCTGTAATTATAGAATTGTTTCGATTTTAGAACAGATCGCAACAAATATATTCAACGGTTTATTCAAACGAAAGCCTAAAACATGAATGGGTTAAAATCACAGTTGCTACAGttttatttaatcaaataGTGGAAGTGGCTGATTTTCTCAGGGGGAGGTACAcaagggggagggggtagGGCACAGGGGTGCTCGAGGAGGAAGGCCGCCGGGGTGCAGGAATCTGTAATTCTGTAGTGCAtctacacacacacacacaatagAGTGGGAGGAGTCTATGAATATAACCTGTCAATCATGCCTCGTGACGTCCTAACTATAACCGGTCTTGTACCTATCCCCTTTCTTCAAAAACACACACGCAAATGAGAGTTAGTTAAATCCGGGATTTACATGCATCATTCCGGTGTTATGACTTAATCTGAGACTGGTTACCTAGCGATGCAAGCATCTCCATTGTGTTCACCTTCGATGAAATTCCACAAACCAACCGGGAATTCATCAAACGTTAAATCCTCCAAGCATCCGATGAAACGACGTGCTTGTATCGCACTGGGGATCTGAAAACAGTTAATCACCTCATTTACATATTCATAATTAAACAGCGGGGATCCGGAAACAGTTAATCATCTCCTTAACATATTCGTAAATAACCTGTGGGGATCAAATTTCGCCATTAATTATCTAATGTTAACGTATATACAcatgtattcaaatataaacagtGGAGATCTGAAAACAGTttgtatattcaaaataaattttttcagATGCCCACACTAGTACAAGTGGTGATCTGAAAAGAGGGAAATGAGTTGAAACTCACGGTAGCGGCTGTAGGAACTCCTCCTGCATAAAATCTCGTCCCAATCGGATCTAATTTCAACACCGACATCGTTCCTGGTGATGTACCCATGGCAACCGAATTAGGTTCATCCTGCGTGCGCACAGTCAACGTTCCACTTTTGccaattctaaaatatcaacagaaaataaatattcaaataattctcacgttctaaaaatagaaactgATTTACACCGGTATCCGTAACGCACCGCTCGGCTATTACTTCATGCCAGTTGCCATCGGCGACATTCTTCTTGTTGGAAATAACGGCAGCTCCGGAACCGAGGTCGTAACGCATTGTTACAAATCCATTAATAATCTCTAAAGCCATATAATCAACCTacaaacaataacaacaatattcatatatatcatGACATCAGCAGCAGCCAAAAAAAACAGTTACACAGTCAACACTTAGattcaagaccagtctaaacttgttttggttctataacaaatctaaaaacttaagatcagtttCAACGCAGGTTCTTTAATCAACTACACTTgaaaacttaagaccagtgttGTGATTATAAGGTGTTTATACTGATGCGgatatatgataataataataatcataataataataataataataataataataataataataataatttaatccATATAGCGTCCTTATACTGTATACCTGTCTTCCTGGTGGCACCTCTGATAAATCTGGCCCCATATACAGTAAGAATCCATCCGAGGCTTTCGTACGGAAGTAAAGAGTAACTTTAGTAAAAGATCCGGCAGTTTCTATTTTCTGTGGATTTCTCAGCCTTAACGTAGTGTTACTGTAGTAGGTCATCGCCACACGGATCTATATCACATAAAAACAATCATTCTTACTAACAACTACACGATCATATACTGTATTGTACTTATCTTTTACAATCTATATACTTTTGTCTACCCTTTTTAGAGATCAGAGGGTTAATTTAGTTTTCACTAGAAATTCTTAGGAAGAAAGTAGAAAAGCTTTCTATTTTGAA is a window of Tubulanus polymorphus chromosome 2, tnTubPoly1.2, whole genome shotgun sequence DNA encoding:
- the LOC141900627 gene encoding cilia- and flagella-associated protein 95-like yields the protein MSTGFVLPDFVERKGSLFLRCDHMNYSRATLNSNWHQARESETKDYEISTDSVRDLRRATYNRIGNITDGTLPNTTYQELCNQSLLKNQFQEQEIGKSLVNEETFGDINNDRDTGAPKNGYGSVLPCHNPDHDKQHLETTHRADYIPPYPYTPAEEKPKDFADHSLAYKKCNSQFSDTADYRRLGRNTWQDESGIYTNTHYKRQLSTYQPTQTIPERLQ